The Stenotrophomonas maltophilia sequence TACTGAATCCCGATGCGCGCCCCTTGGTAGATCCACGCCACGCGTGGATACGACCCTACCGCGCGCCCGGCGCGAAGCGCGCAACCAGGTCCCAGGCATCGCCGAGGAACACCTGGCGCACGCGGGTGATCGGCTGTTCGCCGCGCCAGGTCAAGCGCTCGATCACCAGACAGGCGGTTCCGGGCTTCACGTCCAGCAGCTTGGCGGTGGCGGTATCCGCGCCCCAGGCACTGATGCGGTGCTGGGCACGGGTCCACGACACGTTCTGCAGCAGCCAGGTGCCCGGCGCGGTGGTACTGAAATCGACCTCCAGCACCTCGGGTACGCCCACCGGGCTGATCAGCCGATGCTCCAGTGCCAGCGGGCGACCATCGGCCAGGTGCAGGCAGCGCATCGCCAGCAGGTTCTCCTGCCCGGCCAGCTCGACTTCGCCAGCATTGCCGGCATCGGCCAGCCGCAGCTCGCGCTGCAGCAGGCGATAGGCGTACTGATGGCCGCGTGAACCGACCTCCATCGCGATATCCGGAATCTCCAGCGCCACCTGCTCCAGGTGCGGCGGCTGCCGCGCCACGAAGGAACCGGCGCGACGGCGGCGTTCGATCATGCCGCTCTCGGCCAGCGCGGTCAGCACCTTGTTCACCGTCATCCGCGAGCAGCCGTACTGTTCCATCAGCTCGTGCTCGTAGGGAATACGGAAGCCCGGCGCCCACTCTCCGCTGAGGATGCGGCTTTCCAGATCGCTGCGGATACGCTGGTTGAGCGTGGCGGACTTGCTGGCCTTCACGTAATGGGGTCTCGGTAGCGGGAGGCGATCAGCCCAGCACGCCACGCAGGGCGGCGGCGAAGGCGGTGGTGATCGCCTCGCGCTGCAGGTGGCGGCCCTCGGCCACACATTGGCGGCCATGGCGCCAGACCGATCGCAGCGCGCCATTACGTGCGGCGAACACCCAGCTGTCAAGCCATGCGTCATCCTGCCGCGCCTGCAGCGCCGGGTGTGCGGCATCCAGTTCAACCAGATCGGCACTGGCGCCGACCTGCAGGCCAGCGGCCACGCCCAGCGCCTGTGCGCCACCCTGCAATGCACCTTCAAACAGGAAACGACCGGTGCTGCGGGTGGCATCCGGCGCCAGCACGTTGCGCCCGCGCAGGGTGAGCCGCTGACCGTACTCGAGCAGGCGCAGCTCTTCGGCCGCATCGATCAACACATTGGAATCGGAGCCGACGCCGAAGTGCCCGCCCTCGCGCGCGAACGCCTGCATCGGGAACAGGCCGTCACCCAGGTTGGCTTCGGTGATCGGGCACAGCCCGGCCACGGCCTGGCTGGCCACGATGGCCGCACGCTCGTCATCGGTGATGTGGGTGGCATGCACCAGGCACCAGCGCGCATCGACCGGTGCATGGTCGTACAGCCACTGCACCGGGCGCTGTCCGCTCCAGGCCAGGCAGGCTTCGACTTCACGCACCTGCTCGGCGATATGGATGTGCACCGGGCCGTCGGTAAGCGGTAGCAACGCACTCAGTTCCTCGCCGGTGACTGCACGCAGGCTGTGTGGCGCGATGCCGAGCACCGCGTCGGGCAGCGCGGCCAATGCCGGCTTCGCGGCATCCAGCAGCTGCGCGAAACCGTCCACATCGTGGATCAGGCGACGCTGCGCCGGATTCGGCGCTGCCCCGCCGAAATCGGCATGGGCATAGAACACCGGCAGCAGGGTCAGGCCGATGCCGGTCTGGTCGGCGGCCGCCGCGATGCGCGCACTCATCTCGGCGCGGTTGGCATAGGCGCGGCCATCGGCGTCGTGGTGCAGGTAATGGAACTCGCCGACGCGGGTGAAGCCGCTTTCCAACATTTCCATGTAGGCCTGGGCGGCGATGGCCTGCACCGCGTCCGGGCGCAGATGGGCCAGGAAGCGGTACATCAGCTCGCGCCAGCTCCAGAAGCTGTCACCGTCACCGCCGCCGATCTCGGTCAGCCCGGCCATGCCGCGCTGGAAGGCATGGCTGTGCAGGTTGGGCAGGCCCGGCACCAGGATGCCGACGCGGGTGTCATCGTCCTGCGCGCCCTGCCCCGTGCTGATCGCCGTGATGCGGCCGTCCTGCACCTGCAGGCGGACATCGCGGGCCCATCCCTCGGCCAACAAGGCATGGGCGGCATGGAAACTGAGCAGGGAACGCGAATCGGTCATGGCTGGACAACCCGAAATGGACGCCTATATTGTATAGACATATAAGCACAGCCGCGTTGTGGATGCCATGCACGTCGATACCCTCTGGTCCAACGTTCACCTGATCACCCTCGATGGCGAGGGCCTGGGTGTCATCCGCGATGGCGTACTGGCCTGCGCGGACGGGCGCATCGTCCACGTCGGTGCCGCCGGCAGCGATACCCACCTGCGGCCGACCACCCGCATCGACGGCGAAGGCCGCTGGATCTCGCCGGGCCTGATCGACTGCCACACCCACCTGGTCTACGCCGGCAACCGCGCCAACGAATTCGAGCAACGCCTCCAGGGCGTCAGCTACGCCGACATCGCCCGCGCCGGCGGCGGCATCGTCTCCACCGTGCGCGCCACCCGCGCCGCCACGCCCGAGCAGCTGGCCAGCGAAAGCCGCCCGCGCCTGCTGGCGATGCGCGCCGAAGGTGTGACCACGATCGAGATCAAGTCCGGCTACGGCCTGACCCTGGCCGACGAGCGCAAGCAGCTGCAGGTCGCACGCGCACTGGGCGAGGAATGCCGGGTCAACGTGGTCACCACCTTTCTTGGCGCACACGCGATTCCGCCCGGCCGCGAGGCGCAGGAATACACCGATGAGGTGTGCGAGGTGATGATTCCGGCCATCGCCGCCGAAGGCCTGGCCGAAGCGGTGGATGTGTTCTGCGAGAACATCGCGTTTTCCCCGGCGCAGGCGCGGCAGGTGTTCGAGGCTGCGCGTGCGAACGGGCTGGCCGTGAAGATCCACGCCGAACAGCTGAGCAACCAGCACGGCGCCGAACTGGCCGCCGGTTTCGGCGCGCTGTCGGCCGACCATATCGAACATCTGGATGACGCCGGCATCGCCGCGATGGCCGCCGCCGGCACCGTCGCCGTGCTGCTGCCGGGCGCCTTCTATTTCACCCGCGATACCACCCTGCCGCCGATCGCTGCATTGCGCGCGGCCGGCGTGTCGCTGGCATTGGCCACCGACAGCAACCCGGGCACCTCGCCGCTGACCAGCCCGCTGCTGGCGATGAACATGGGTGCCACCCTGTTCCGCCTGACCGTGGATGAATGCATCGCCGGCTTCACCCGTGAAGCGGCGCGCGCGCTTGGCCATGGCGAGCGCATCGGCCGCCTCGCCGTCGGCCTGGACTGCGACCTGGCGATCTGGGACATCGATGCCCCCGCCGACCTGGTCTATCGCATTGGATTCAACCCGCTGCACGCGCGCGTGGTGCGCGGACAGCCCGACCTGCCTGCCTCCTGGAGCAACACATGAGCAACACCCTGGTTCTTCGCCCCGGCCATGTCACTCTCGCCCAGTGGCGGCAGGTCTATCGCGGCGTGCCGCTGGCACTGGACCCGGCTGCACTGCCGGTGGTGCGCGCCAGCGCCGCAGCCGTCGCCACCATCGTCGCCAAGGGCGCGCCGGTGTATGGCATCAACACCGGCTTCGGCAAGCTGGCCAGCGTGCGCATCGAGCGCGAGGACCTGGCCACCCTGCAACGCAATATCGTGCTCTCGCACGCTGCCGGCGTGGGCGAACCGATGCCGGCCAGCGTGGTGCGGCTGATGATGGCGCTGAAGCTGGTCAGCCTCGCGCAGGGCGCTTCGGGCATCCGCGAGGAAACCCTGCTGCTGCTGGAAGCGATGCTGGTCAAGGGCGTGCTGCCGGTGGTACCGGCGCAGGGCTCGGTCGGCGCGTCAGGCGACCTCGCGCCGCTCTCGCATCTGGCCAGCGTGATGCTGGGCGTCGGCGAAGCCTTCATGGGTGACCAGCGTCTGCCGGCAACCGACGCACTGGCGCGTGCCGGCCTGCAGCCGATCGAGCTGGGCGCAAAGGAAGGCCTGGCCCTGCTCAACGGCACCCAGTTCTCCACCGCCTATGCACTGGCCGGCCTGTTCGAGATCGAGACCGTGTTCCAGGCGGCGCTGGTCACCGGCGCGCTGTCGGTGGAAGCAGCCAAGGGTTCCGACACACCGTTCGACCCGCGCATCCATGCCATCCGCGGCCAGCGCGGGCAGATCGCCACTGCCGCCACCCTGCGCACCCTGATGCAGGGTTCGGACATCCGCGAATCGCACCGTGACAACGACGTGCGCGTGCAGGACCCGTACTGCCTGCGCTGCCAGCCGCAGGTGATGGGCGCGGCGCTGGACATCCTGCGCCAGGCCGCGACCACGCTGGAAATTGAAGCCAACGGCGTGTCCGACAATCCGCTGGTGTTCACCGATACCGGCGAAGCGCTGTCCGGCGGCAACTTCCACGCCGAGCCGGTGGCCTTCGCGGCCGACATGCTGGCGATGGCGGTGTGCGAGATCGGCTCGATCAGCGAGCGCCGCCTGGCGATGCTGGTGGACCCGGCACTGTCCGGCCTGCCCGCGTTCCTGACCCCGCGCCCTGGCCTGAATTCCGGCTTCATGATTCCGCAGGTGACCGCCGCCGCGCTGGTTTCGGAAAACAAGCAGCGCGCCTACCCGGCCAGTGTTGATTCGATCCCGACCTCGGCCAACCAGGAAGACCATGTGTCGATGGCCGCGCATGGCGCGCGCCGCCTGATGCAGATGGCCGAGAACGCCGCCAACGTGATCGGCATCGAACTGCTGGCCGCTGCGCAGGGCTGCGACTTCCACGCCCCGCTGCGCTCCAGCGCCGCGCTGGAAAGCGTGCGCGCCACTCTGCGTGCGCAGGTGCCGACGCTGGAAGAAGACCGCTACTTCCATCCGGACATGGTGACCGCCACCAATCTGGTGCGCAGTGGCGCGCTGGCGCAGGGCCTGGCCGACCTGCTGCCAACCGTGGAACCGCAGGTATGAACGCCCATCCCGAATGGCTGACGGTGCACGAGGGCGATGCCCCGTTGATCGTCAGCTTCCCGCATACCGGCAGCGAACTGCCGCACGACCTGATCGGCGACTACCACTCGCCGTGGCTGGCCCGTCGCGACGCCGACTGGTGGGTGCACGAGCTGTACGACTTCGTGCGTGGCATGGGCGCGACCACGGTGCGCTCGGCGATCTCGCGTTCGGTGATCGACCTCAACCGTGACCCCAGCGGGGTCTCGCTGTACCCGGGCCAGAACACCACCGGCCTGTGCCCGCTGACCACCTTCGACAACCAGCCGCTCTATCACGCTGGACGCGAGCCGGATGACGCCGAGATCGCGCGTCGCCGCGACACGTATTTCCTGCCTTACCACGATGCGCTGGCCGCACAGATCACGCGCCTGCGCGCGAAGTTCGGCACGGTCGTGGTGTATGACGCACACTCCATCCGCTCGCACATCCCGCACCTGTTCGAAGGCGAGCTGCCGCAGTTCAACCTTGGTACCGCCGGCCCCTCCGGTGCGCCGGATACCTCCTGCGACAACGCGTTGAGCGATGTGGTAGAGAACCTGCTGAAGATCAGTGGCATGAGCCAGGTGCGCAACGGCCGCTTCAAGGGCGGCTGGATCACCCGCCACTACAGCAAC is a genomic window containing:
- the hutC gene encoding histidine utilization repressor is translated as MKASKSATLNQRIRSDLESRILSGEWAPGFRIPYEHELMEQYGCSRMTVNKVLTALAESGMIERRRRAGSFVARQPPHLEQVALEIPDIAMEVGSRGHQYAYRLLQRELRLADAGNAGEVELAGQENLLAMRCLHLADGRPLALEHRLISPVGVPEVLEVDFSTTAPGTWLLQNVSWTRAQHRISAWGADTATAKLLDVKPGTACLVIERLTWRGEQPITRVRQVFLGDAWDLVARFAPGAR
- a CDS encoding formimidoylglutamate deiminase, translated to MTDSRSLLSFHAAHALLAEGWARDVRLQVQDGRITAISTGQGAQDDDTRVGILVPGLPNLHSHAFQRGMAGLTEIGGGDGDSFWSWRELMYRFLAHLRPDAVQAIAAQAYMEMLESGFTRVGEFHYLHHDADGRAYANRAEMSARIAAAADQTGIGLTLLPVFYAHADFGGAAPNPAQRRLIHDVDGFAQLLDAAKPALAALPDAVLGIAPHSLRAVTGEELSALLPLTDGPVHIHIAEQVREVEACLAWSGQRPVQWLYDHAPVDARWCLVHATHITDDERAAIVASQAVAGLCPITEANLGDGLFPMQAFAREGGHFGVGSDSNVLIDAAEELRLLEYGQRLTLRGRNVLAPDATRSTGRFLFEGALQGGAQALGVAAGLQVGASADLVELDAAHPALQARQDDAWLDSWVFAARNGALRSVWRHGRQCVAEGRHLQREAITTAFAAALRGVLG
- the hutI gene encoding imidazolonepropionase, which produces MHVDTLWSNVHLITLDGEGLGVIRDGVLACADGRIVHVGAAGSDTHLRPTTRIDGEGRWISPGLIDCHTHLVYAGNRANEFEQRLQGVSYADIARAGGGIVSTVRATRAATPEQLASESRPRLLAMRAEGVTTIEIKSGYGLTLADERKQLQVARALGEECRVNVVTTFLGAHAIPPGREAQEYTDEVCEVMIPAIAAEGLAEAVDVFCENIAFSPAQARQVFEAARANGLAVKIHAEQLSNQHGAELAAGFGALSADHIEHLDDAGIAAMAAAGTVAVLLPGAFYFTRDTTLPPIAALRAAGVSLALATDSNPGTSPLTSPLLAMNMGATLFRLTVDECIAGFTREAARALGHGERIGRLAVGLDCDLAIWDIDAPADLVYRIGFNPLHARVVRGQPDLPASWSNT
- the hutH gene encoding histidine ammonia-lyase, with product MSNTLVLRPGHVTLAQWRQVYRGVPLALDPAALPVVRASAAAVATIVAKGAPVYGINTGFGKLASVRIEREDLATLQRNIVLSHAAGVGEPMPASVVRLMMALKLVSLAQGASGIREETLLLLEAMLVKGVLPVVPAQGSVGASGDLAPLSHLASVMLGVGEAFMGDQRLPATDALARAGLQPIELGAKEGLALLNGTQFSTAYALAGLFEIETVFQAALVTGALSVEAAKGSDTPFDPRIHAIRGQRGQIATAATLRTLMQGSDIRESHRDNDVRVQDPYCLRCQPQVMGAALDILRQAATTLEIEANGVSDNPLVFTDTGEALSGGNFHAEPVAFAADMLAMAVCEIGSISERRLAMLVDPALSGLPAFLTPRPGLNSGFMIPQVTAAALVSENKQRAYPASVDSIPTSANQEDHVSMAAHGARRLMQMAENAANVIGIELLAAAQGCDFHAPLRSSAALESVRATLRAQVPTLEEDRYFHPDMVTATNLVRSGALAQGLADLLPTVEPQV
- the hutG gene encoding N-formylglutamate deformylase → MNAHPEWLTVHEGDAPLIVSFPHTGSELPHDLIGDYHSPWLARRDADWWVHELYDFVRGMGATTVRSAISRSVIDLNRDPSGVSLYPGQNTTGLCPLTTFDNQPLYHAGREPDDAEIARRRDTYFLPYHDALAAQITRLRAKFGTVVVYDAHSIRSHIPHLFEGELPQFNLGTAGPSGAPDTSCDNALSDVVENLLKISGMSQVRNGRFKGGWITRHYSNVAGGVHSLQMELACRGYMHEPLPDQVDEHSWPTPLDPDHAAPLRHTLAQVLNACLEFATNRSAA